From Sphingomonas nostoxanthinifaciens, a single genomic window includes:
- a CDS encoding CBU_0592 family membrane protein — MVVAYAYSNLALQLNFLLFNALNLVGSLLLIASLTVSFNLASMSLEIVWAAIALAGLVKALTGRKAA, encoded by the coding sequence ATGGTGGTCGCCTATGCCTATAGCAATCTCGCGCTCCAGCTGAATTTCCTGCTGTTCAACGCGCTCAACCTGGTCGGGTCGCTGCTGCTGATCGCCTCGCTGACGGTCAGCTTCAACCTCGCGTCGATGTCGCTGGAGATCGTGTGGGCGGCGATCGCGCTCGCCGGGCTGGTCAAGGCGCTGACGGGGCGGAAGGCGGCATGA
- a CDS encoding MBL fold metallo-hydrolase, translated as MAENPYYAGPVSDHFDGLRFFNPGEAETDRSLGQVVRWKLAGAAERWPHAMPVTTAKPDARVAGLRVTMVGHATVLIQAAGLNILTDPLWSRRASPLSFAGPGRVTPPGIDFADLPPIDAVLVSHNHYDHMDVPTLRRLHAAHDPLMVVPLGNDAILRKHLPTARMATGDWHDRIKLGHGASTALTRANHWSARGIGDRRMALWAGFWIDTPAGSIWFAGDTGYGDGAIFRDMRARYGAPDVALIPIGAYEPRWFMAAQHVDPDEAVRIMQDLGAVHALGIHWGTFRLTDESRDAPLVALDAALARAGIAPHRFVAAQPGGCYAFDGAGPARR; from the coding sequence ATGGCCGAGAATCCCTATTATGCCGGTCCGGTCAGCGATCATTTCGATGGGCTCCGTTTCTTCAACCCCGGCGAGGCGGAAACCGATCGCTCGCTCGGCCAGGTGGTGCGCTGGAAGCTGGCTGGCGCGGCCGAGCGCTGGCCGCACGCGATGCCGGTCACGACGGCCAAGCCCGATGCGCGGGTGGCGGGGCTGCGGGTCACGATGGTCGGCCACGCCACCGTGCTGATCCAGGCGGCGGGGCTCAACATCCTCACCGATCCGCTCTGGTCGCGCCGCGCCAGCCCGCTCTCCTTCGCCGGCCCCGGCCGGGTGACGCCGCCGGGCATCGACTTCGCGGACCTGCCGCCGATCGACGCGGTGCTCGTCAGCCACAACCATTACGACCATATGGACGTGCCGACGCTGCGGCGGCTGCATGCGGCGCACGACCCGTTGATGGTCGTGCCGCTCGGCAACGACGCGATCCTCCGCAAGCATCTGCCTACCGCGCGGATGGCGACCGGCGACTGGCACGACCGGATCAAGCTCGGCCACGGCGCGTCCACCGCGCTGACCCGCGCCAATCACTGGTCGGCGCGCGGGATCGGCGATCGCCGCATGGCGCTGTGGGCCGGTTTCTGGATCGACACGCCGGCCGGCAGCATCTGGTTCGCGGGCGACACCGGCTATGGCGACGGCGCGATCTTCCGCGACATGCGCGCCCGCTATGGCGCCCCCGACGTCGCACTGATCCCGATCGGCGCCTACGAACCGCGCTGGTTCATGGCCGCCCAGCATGTCGATCCCGATGAGGCGGTGCGCATCATGCAGGATCTCGGCGCGGTCCACGCGCTCGGCATCCACTGGGGCACGTTCCGGCTCACCGACGAAAGCCGCGACGCGCCGCTCGTCGCACTCGACGCGGCGCTGGCGCGTGCCGGCATCGCACCCCACCGCTTCGTCGCGGCGCAGCCCGGCGGATGCTACGCCTTCGACGGCGCGGGACCGGCGCGCCGATAG
- the cmk gene encoding (d)CMP kinase, which produces MIVAVDGPAASGKGTIARALAARYMLPHLDTGLLYRAVGLSVLRAGGDPADAAQALAACDFSDAALHDPQLKSEAAGKTASMVSAHPEVRAALLQRQRDFAARRGGAVLDGRDIGTVIAPDADAKLFVTASAEVRAQRRFDELTRMGLAVHYDAVLGDIRSRDARDSGRSAAPLRMADDAVLLDTTALDVEAAIAAACRLVERAVHKAANDGDA; this is translated from the coding sequence ATGATCGTTGCCGTCGATGGCCCGGCCGCCTCGGGCAAGGGCACGATCGCGCGGGCGCTGGCGGCGCGCTACATGCTGCCGCACCTCGACACGGGACTGCTCTATCGCGCGGTCGGCCTGAGCGTGCTGCGCGCGGGCGGCGATCCGGCGGACGCCGCGCAGGCATTGGCGGCGTGCGACTTCAGCGATGCCGCGCTGCACGACCCCCAACTGAAATCGGAGGCGGCAGGCAAGACCGCGTCGATGGTGTCGGCGCATCCCGAGGTGCGCGCGGCGCTGCTCCAGCGGCAGCGCGACTTTGCCGCCCGGCGCGGCGGCGCGGTGCTCGACGGCCGCGATATCGGCACGGTGATCGCGCCCGACGCCGACGCCAAATTGTTTGTGACCGCGAGCGCCGAGGTGCGCGCGCAACGTCGCTTCGACGAGCTGACCCGGATGGGCCTCGCGGTTCATTACGATGCGGTGCTGGGCGACATCCGCTCGCGCGACGCGCGCGACTCGGGCCGCTCGGCGGCGCCTCTGCGCATGGCGGACGATGCGGTGCTGCTCGATACGACCGCGTTGGACGTGGAGGCGGCGATCGCCGCCGCCTGCCGACTCGTGGAGCGCGCCGTCCACAAGGCTGCCAACGACGGCGACGCATGA
- the poxB gene encoding ubiquinone-dependent pyruvate dehydrogenase, with amino-acid sequence MAKQSVADQIADTLYAVGVRRIFGLVGDSLNGLTDALRRKGQIEWVHVRHEEAAAFAAGAEAHLTGDLAVCAGSCGPGNLHLINGLYDCHRSRVPVLAIAAHIPTAELGSGYFQETDPGKLFAECSHYVGPVATVSQVGRTLDIAIRAAIGQRGVAVVVIPGDVALEEAPPLAPTRWLKPVAPVVCPAEPELDALAGMLNGAERVAILCGAGCAGAHDEVVALADRLKAPVIHAMRGKEHVEYDNPFDVGMTGLIGFSSGYHAMMNCQTLLMLGTDFPYRQFYPTDARVVQVDIRPENLGRRTKLDLGIVGDVKTTVAALLPRLEAAASRSYLDQALVHYRRAREELDELAVGRPGRKPIHPQYLARVLDEVAADDAIFTVDVGTPVVWAARYLRMNGRRRLIGSFTHGSMANAMPQAIGAQATFPGRQVISFSGDGGFAMMMGDFLTLTQENLPVKVVVLNNGTLGFVELEMKAGGFLDAGTELRNPNFAEMAKAAGVFAIRVEDPADLKDALAAALAHDGPALVDVVTNRMELAMPPKTTLEQAKGFGIYLAKAIMSHRGDEIVELAQTNVWR; translated from the coding sequence ATGGCCAAGCAGTCGGTAGCCGATCAGATCGCTGACACTCTCTACGCCGTCGGCGTGCGCCGCATCTTCGGGCTGGTGGGGGATTCGCTCAACGGGCTGACCGATGCCTTGCGCCGCAAGGGGCAGATCGAGTGGGTGCATGTCCGCCATGAAGAGGCCGCCGCCTTCGCCGCGGGCGCAGAGGCGCATCTGACCGGCGATCTCGCAGTCTGCGCGGGCAGTTGCGGGCCGGGCAACCTCCACCTCATCAACGGGCTGTACGATTGCCACCGCAGCCGCGTGCCGGTGCTGGCGATCGCGGCGCACATCCCGACCGCCGAACTCGGCAGCGGCTATTTCCAGGAAACCGATCCCGGCAAGCTGTTCGCCGAGTGCAGCCATTATGTCGGGCCGGTGGCGACCGTGTCGCAGGTCGGCCGGACGCTCGACATCGCGATCCGCGCGGCGATCGGGCAACGCGGCGTCGCCGTGGTCGTGATCCCCGGCGACGTCGCGCTGGAGGAGGCGCCGCCGCTCGCGCCGACGCGCTGGCTCAAGCCGGTCGCGCCGGTCGTCTGCCCGGCGGAGCCGGAGCTGGACGCGCTTGCCGGGATGCTGAACGGCGCCGAGCGGGTGGCGATCCTGTGCGGAGCAGGCTGCGCGGGGGCGCATGACGAGGTGGTTGCGCTCGCCGATCGCCTCAAGGCGCCGGTCATCCATGCCATGCGCGGCAAGGAGCATGTCGAATATGATAATCCGTTCGACGTGGGCATGACCGGGCTGATCGGATTCTCGTCGGGCTATCATGCGATGATGAACTGCCAGACATTGCTGATGCTCGGCACCGACTTTCCCTACCGCCAATTCTATCCGACCGATGCGCGCGTGGTGCAGGTCGACATCCGGCCGGAGAATCTCGGGCGCAGGACCAAGCTCGACCTCGGTATCGTCGGGGACGTGAAGACGACCGTCGCGGCGTTGCTGCCGCGGCTCGAGGCGGCGGCGAGCCGCTCCTATCTCGATCAGGCGCTGGTGCATTACCGGCGCGCGCGCGAGGAACTGGACGAACTCGCGGTCGGCCGGCCGGGGCGCAAGCCGATCCACCCGCAATATCTCGCGCGCGTGCTGGACGAGGTCGCCGCCGACGATGCGATCTTCACCGTCGATGTCGGGACGCCGGTGGTGTGGGCGGCACGCTACCTGCGCATGAACGGCCGCCGGCGGCTGATCGGTTCGTTCACCCACGGATCGATGGCGAATGCCATGCCGCAGGCGATCGGCGCGCAGGCGACCTTTCCGGGCCGGCAGGTCATCTCCTTCTCGGGCGACGGCGGCTTCGCGATGATGATGGGCGATTTCCTGACGCTGACGCAGGAGAATCTGCCGGTGAAGGTTGTCGTGCTCAACAACGGCACTTTGGGCTTCGTCGAGCTGGAGATGAAGGCCGGCGGCTTCCTCGATGCGGGCACCGAGCTCAGGAACCCCAATTTCGCCGAGATGGCGAAGGCCGCGGGCGTGTTCGCGATCCGCGTCGAGGATCCGGCCGACCTGAAGGATGCGCTGGCGGCGGCGCTGGCGCATGACGGGCCGGCTTTGGTCGACGTGGTCACCAATCGCATGGAACTGGCGATGCCGCCCAAGACCACGCTGGAGCAGGCGAAGGGCTTCGGCATCTATCTCGCCAAGGCGATCATGAGCCATCGCGGCGACGAGATCGTCGAGCTGGCGCAGACCAACGTCTGGCGCTGA
- a CDS encoding ATP-binding cassette domain-containing protein produces MAGFAARGAYARHHVFFRAIGKLRPEAGKALALAASGGLVALLQVVEPVLFGRAINGLTSGANPLPFVAMWCGISIAAFLGGMVISLGADRLAHRRRLAAMARFVEHLLALPPAFHFQARAGRLMRIMISGCENLFALWLPLLREQIVNGVILLALLPIAVVTNWRLALVLVALLVAYTGVNLVVLRRTSHGQAHVENQFTDLSGQLGDLFGNVTVLQSFLAVPGELRSIRTSLHELLHAQYPVLNWWAVSAVLTRGASSIAIVSIFAIGASLAAHHLATVGDVVTFVGFATLMIARLEQLTSFIVGLAQRFPALEQFFDVLDEESHIKELPGAAPLQVTRGHIRFDEVSFRYPGGNGRVQNLSFEVQPGETIAIVGPTGSGKSTALGLFQRAFDPDAGRILIDGQDIKSVTLASLRASTGVVFQEAGLFNRSIAENIAMGDPHATMERIEAAARLAGCHDFIIRKEGGYAAPVGDRGQGLSGGERQRIAIARALLKNAPILLLDEATSALDVATEARLQASLDLLREGRTTFVIAHRLSTIRSADRIIVLDHGRMIETGTFDELVARGGTFAGLARDAGLAEGRPAVALAA; encoded by the coding sequence ATGGCAGGCTTCGCAGCACGCGGCGCTTACGCGCGTCACCACGTCTTTTTTCGCGCCATCGGCAAGTTGCGGCCGGAGGCCGGCAAGGCGCTCGCATTGGCGGCGTCGGGCGGCCTCGTCGCCCTGCTGCAGGTTGTCGAGCCGGTCCTGTTCGGCCGCGCGATCAACGGCCTCACCTCGGGCGCGAACCCCTTGCCGTTCGTGGCGATGTGGTGCGGCATCAGCATCGCCGCCTTCCTCGGCGGGATGGTGATCTCGCTCGGCGCCGATCGCCTTGCACACCGCCGCCGGCTGGCGGCGATGGCGCGCTTCGTCGAGCATCTGCTGGCGCTGCCGCCGGCCTTCCATTTCCAGGCGCGCGCCGGACGGCTGATGCGGATCATGATTTCCGGCTGCGAGAATCTGTTCGCGCTGTGGCTGCCGCTGCTGCGCGAGCAGATCGTCAACGGCGTGATCCTGCTCGCGCTGCTGCCGATCGCGGTCGTCACCAACTGGCGGCTCGCGCTCGTGCTGGTGGCGCTGCTCGTGGCCTATACCGGGGTCAATCTGGTGGTGCTGCGCCGCACGTCGCACGGGCAGGCGCATGTCGAGAACCAGTTCACCGATCTTTCGGGCCAGCTCGGCGACCTGTTCGGCAACGTGACCGTGCTGCAGAGCTTCCTCGCCGTGCCGGGCGAATTGCGCTCGATCCGCACCTCGCTCCACGAATTGCTGCACGCCCAATATCCGGTGCTGAACTGGTGGGCAGTGTCGGCGGTGCTGACGCGCGGCGCATCGTCGATCGCGATCGTCTCGATCTTCGCGATCGGCGCGTCGCTGGCGGCGCATCATCTCGCCACGGTCGGCGACGTCGTCACCTTCGTCGGCTTCGCGACCCTGATGATCGCGCGGCTGGAGCAGCTGACCAGCTTCATCGTCGGCCTCGCCCAGCGCTTCCCCGCGCTCGAGCAATTCTTCGATGTGCTCGACGAGGAATCGCACATCAAGGAGCTTCCGGGCGCCGCACCGCTGCAGGTGACGCGCGGGCACATCCGTTTCGACGAGGTGTCGTTCCGCTATCCGGGCGGCAACGGCCGGGTGCAGAACCTGTCGTTCGAGGTGCAGCCGGGCGAGACGATCGCGATCGTCGGGCCGACCGGATCGGGCAAGTCGACCGCGCTCGGCCTGTTCCAGCGCGCCTTCGATCCCGATGCGGGCCGCATCCTGATCGACGGGCAGGACATCAAAAGCGTCACGCTCGCCTCGCTGCGCGCCTCGACCGGGGTCGTGTTTCAGGAGGCCGGGCTGTTCAACCGCTCGATCGCCGAGAATATCGCGATGGGCGATCCGCACGCGACGATGGAGCGGATCGAGGCGGCGGCGCGGCTCGCCGGCTGCCACGACTTCATCATACGCAAGGAGGGCGGCTATGCCGCGCCGGTCGGCGATCGCGGGCAGGGCCTGTCGGGCGGCGAGCGCCAGCGCATCGCCATCGCCCGCGCTTTGCTCAAGAATGCGCCGATCCTGCTGCTCGACGAGGCGACCAGCGCGCTCGACGTCGCGACCGAGGCGCGGCTGCAGGCGAGCCTCGACCTGCTGCGCGAGGGGCGCACCACCTTCGTGATCGCGCACCGCCTGTCGACCATCCGCTCGGCCGACCGCATCATCGTGCTGGATCATGGCCGCATGATCGAGACCGGCACGTTCGACGAGCTGGTCGCGCGCGGCGGCACCTTCGCCGGGCTCGCGCGCGACGCGGGGCTGGCGGAGGGTCGGCCGGCGGTGGCGCTCGCCGCCTGA
- a CDS encoding TIGR02300 family protein, protein MVKPEWGTKRTCPKCGTRFYDLGKDNPVSCVECGTVWEPEVVLKSKQPLPFDAPKPAKVKETQDSDLAEDLDVDEDEEPSADDDVDLGGDDDIGVDTGEKDEEH, encoded by the coding sequence GTGGTGAAACCGGAATGGGGCACCAAGCGCACCTGCCCCAAGTGCGGCACGCGCTTTTACGACCTCGGTAAGGACAATCCCGTCTCGTGCGTCGAGTGCGGGACGGTGTGGGAGCCGGAGGTGGTGCTGAAGTCCAAGCAGCCGCTGCCGTTCGACGCGCCCAAGCCGGCCAAGGTGAAGGAGACGCAGGACAGCGACCTCGCCGAGGATCTGGACGTCGACGAGGACGAGGAGCCCAGCGCAGATGATGACGTCGATCTGGGCGGTGACGACGATATCGGCGTCGACACCGGCGAGAAAGACGAAGAGCATTGA
- the aroA gene encoding 3-phosphoshikimate 1-carboxyvinyltransferase, giving the protein MHEMAPLPALFKATGPLTGRVRVPGDKSISHRALMFSALAVGSSRIVGLLEGEDVHATAAALRAMGARIARDADGVWTVDGVGVGGLLQPEVALEMGNSGTSTRLLMGLLASHGLTATFTGDASLSKRPMNRVIEPLARMGAEFTPSPGGRLPLTMRGLSPAVPIEYRLPVASAQVKSAVLLAGLNTPGITRVIEPVPTRDHSERMLQGFGAELTVEQDADGARIISIRGEAELKPQAIEVPGDPSSAGFPVVAGLIVPGSDIVVENVGLNPTRAGLYEVLRAMGADLTLQNERTVGGEPVADIRVRHSRLTGIEVPPDIAPRMIDEFPILFVAASMAKGRTVARGLEELRVKESDRLALMAHGLARLGVSVEETADSLTIEGRDGAPLGGNEVTAIAAELDHRIAMSFAIAGLVSSAGIAIDDISPVATSCPGFADMLASLAA; this is encoded by the coding sequence ATGCACGAAATGGCGCCGCTTCCCGCCCTGTTCAAGGCCACAGGGCCGCTTACCGGGCGCGTTCGCGTGCCGGGAGACAAGTCGATCTCGCATCGCGCGCTGATGTTCTCGGCGCTCGCCGTCGGCAGCAGCCGCATCGTCGGGCTGCTAGAGGGCGAGGACGTCCACGCCACCGCCGCCGCACTGCGCGCGATGGGCGCGCGGATCGCACGCGATGCCGATGGCGTGTGGACGGTCGACGGAGTCGGCGTCGGCGGGCTCCTCCAGCCCGAGGTCGCGCTGGAGATGGGCAATTCGGGCACCTCGACGCGGCTGCTGATGGGTCTGCTCGCCAGCCACGGGCTGACCGCCACCTTCACCGGCGACGCTTCCCTGTCGAAGCGGCCGATGAACCGCGTGATCGAGCCGCTGGCGCGGATGGGCGCCGAATTCACCCCCAGCCCGGGCGGGCGGCTGCCGCTGACGATGCGCGGGCTCAGCCCGGCGGTGCCGATCGAATATCGCCTGCCGGTCGCCTCGGCGCAGGTGAAATCCGCGGTGCTGCTCGCCGGGCTCAATACGCCGGGAATCACCCGCGTGATCGAGCCGGTGCCGACCCGCGATCACAGCGAGCGGATGCTGCAGGGCTTCGGCGCCGAACTGACGGTCGAGCAGGATGCCGACGGCGCGCGCATCATCTCGATCCGCGGGGAGGCCGAGCTCAAGCCGCAGGCGATCGAGGTGCCGGGCGACCCCTCCTCCGCCGGTTTCCCGGTCGTCGCGGGGTTGATCGTGCCGGGATCGGACATCGTGGTCGAGAATGTCGGCCTCAATCCCACGCGTGCCGGCCTGTACGAAGTGCTGCGCGCGATGGGCGCCGATCTCACCCTTCAAAACGAGCGGACGGTCGGCGGCGAGCCGGTCGCCGACATCCGCGTGCGCCATTCGCGCCTGACCGGGATCGAGGTGCCCCCCGACATCGCGCCGCGTATGATCGACGAATTCCCGATCCTGTTCGTGGCGGCCTCGATGGCGAAGGGCCGCACCGTCGCGCGCGGGCTGGAGGAGTTGCGCGTCAAGGAAAGCGACCGGCTCGCACTGATGGCGCACGGCCTCGCGCGGCTCGGCGTGTCGGTCGAGGAGACTGCGGACAGCCTCACGATCGAGGGTCGCGATGGCGCGCCGCTTGGCGGCAACGAGGTGACGGCGATCGCCGCCGAGCTCGATCACCGCATCGCGATGAGCTTCGCCATCGCCGGCCTCGTTTCGAGCGCGGGCATCGCGATCGACGATATAAGCCCGGTCGCCACCAGCTGCCCCGGCTTTGCCGACATGCTGGCGAGCCTTGCCGCGTGA
- a CDS encoding peptidylprolyl isomerase, with the protein MNRAAVALLLALAPVAAPAAPPRADPAPKVALVTSAGTIVVALEPQRAPITTANFLRYVDAHKLDGTTFYRAARAKSDPKRGLIQGGIDHNIRNSFFPIAHEPTSKTGLHHEDGTISMARNDVGTAMGDFFICVGPARTLDAAPGYPGYAAFGHVARGMDVARRILAEPTYPGGLSIETFGQTIKRRVTIISARRTN; encoded by the coding sequence ATGAACCGGGCCGCCGTCGCGCTCCTGCTCGCGCTCGCGCCGGTGGCCGCGCCGGCCGCGCCGCCGCGTGCCGATCCGGCGCCGAAGGTCGCGCTGGTGACGAGTGCGGGGACGATCGTGGTGGCGCTGGAACCGCAGCGCGCGCCGATCACCACCGCCAACTTCCTGCGCTATGTCGATGCCCACAAGCTGGACGGGACCACCTTCTACCGCGCCGCGCGCGCCAAGAGCGATCCGAAACGCGGGCTGATCCAGGGCGGGATCGATCATAATATCCGCAACAGCTTCTTCCCGATCGCGCACGAGCCGACCAGCAAGACCGGGCTGCACCACGAAGACGGCACGATATCGATGGCGCGCAACGACGTGGGCACCGCGATGGGGGACTTCTTCATCTGCGTCGGGCCGGCGCGAACCCTCGATGCCGCGCCGGGCTATCCCGGCTACGCCGCATTCGGCCATGTCGCGCGCGGGATGGACGTCGCCCGCCGCATTCTTGCCGAGCCGACCTATCCCGGCGGCCTGTCGATCGAGACGTTCGGCCAGACGATCAAGCGGCGCGTGACGATCATCTCCGCACGCCGTACCAACTGA
- a CDS encoding alpha/beta fold hydrolase: protein MPFITTADGTEIFYKDWGARDAQAIMFHHGWPLSSDDWDAQMMFFAQKGFRVIAHDRRGHGRSTQSATGHDMDTYVADVVALTDALDLKGAIHVGHSTGGGEVARYVARAKPGRVAKAVLVSAVAPIMVKTESNPDGVPMEVFDMVREQTATNRSQFFYDFTLPFFGYNREGAEVKEAIRLNWWRQGMMGGALAHYLGIAAFAQTDFTDDLKAIAVPTLVMHGEDDQVVPFPTTGRMSAAIVAGATLKSYPGYPHGMPVTHADVINADLLAFISNDVTATRPAGTPAASTSCVSQQDQ from the coding sequence ATGCCCTTCATCACCACCGCCGACGGCACCGAAATCTTCTACAAGGATTGGGGCGCGCGCGATGCGCAAGCCATCATGTTCCACCACGGCTGGCCGCTGAGCTCGGACGATTGGGACGCGCAGATGATGTTCTTCGCGCAGAAGGGCTTCCGCGTGATCGCCCACGACCGCCGCGGCCATGGCCGCTCGACCCAGTCCGCGACCGGGCACGACATGGACACCTATGTCGCCGACGTGGTCGCGCTCACCGACGCGCTCGACCTCAAGGGCGCCATCCACGTCGGCCACTCGACCGGCGGCGGCGAAGTCGCGCGCTACGTCGCCCGCGCCAAGCCCGGCCGGGTGGCCAAGGCGGTGCTGGTCAGCGCGGTCGCGCCGATCATGGTCAAGACCGAGAGCAACCCCGATGGCGTGCCGATGGAGGTGTTCGACATGGTCCGCGAGCAGACGGCGACCAACCGCTCGCAATTCTTCTACGATTTCACCCTGCCCTTCTTCGGCTACAATCGCGAAGGCGCCGAGGTGAAGGAGGCGATCCGCCTCAACTGGTGGCGCCAGGGCATGATGGGCGGCGCGCTCGCCCACTATCTCGGCATCGCCGCCTTCGCCCAGACCGACTTCACCGACGACCTGAAGGCGATCGCCGTCCCGACTTTGGTGATGCACGGCGAGGACGATCAGGTCGTTCCCTTCCCGACCACCGGCAGGATGTCGGCCGCGATCGTCGCGGGCGCGACGCTCAAATCCTATCCCGGCTATCCGCACGGCATGCCGGTCACGCACGCCGACGTCATCAACGCCGATCTGCTGGCATTCATCAGCAATGATGTGACGGCGACGCGGCCGGCTGGAACGCCGGCCGCGTCAACGTCCTGCGTTTCGCAACAGGATCAATGA
- a CDS encoding sialate O-acetylesterase has product MSKLSIAALLLACAASPAAAEIKLPHLFSDHAVLQRDRPLHIWGWAVAGTPVTIALHGQHVATVADRLGRFEAWLAPEPAGGPYVLTVDGGAAEGKASASDVMLGDVWFASGQSNMEMPLAGFPPTAHVKNADAEIAAATNPHIRLLRIEHKGSAVPLRDNDATWTTTTPATAAKFSAIGYFFAREIAAREHVTVGVIDSTWGGTPADSWVSADAFASDAALAPSLNARARFQRDQTDADLALAAEAREDAAIKAQGGTPPPHDWHPPEEAYRPSALYNAMVAPFTGYGIKGVIWYQGETNSNVARAPFYADLFRGLIVDWRHAWAQGNFPFLFAQISSFDSPKEEWGIVRDAQRRTLALVDTAMAVTTDVGDPANVHPSDKQTVAARLALAARGVAYGERVAYLPPLFRQATGTGDGMRVWFDNAAGLTSRGAPVSGFEIAGADHRFVPATARIDGDGVIVSGSVAAPRYVRYNWSNVVPGSLYNAAGLPASTFTSEERLDGHLVFP; this is encoded by the coding sequence ATGTCCAAGCTATCGATCGCCGCGCTCCTGCTCGCCTGTGCCGCATCGCCTGCCGCCGCCGAGATCAAACTGCCGCACCTGTTCAGCGATCATGCCGTGCTCCAGCGCGACCGGCCGCTCCACATATGGGGCTGGGCCGTCGCCGGCACGCCGGTCACGATCGCGCTCCACGGCCAGCATGTCGCGACGGTAGCCGATCGGCTCGGCCGCTTCGAGGCGTGGCTCGCACCCGAGCCGGCGGGCGGCCCTTATGTGCTGACAGTCGACGGCGGCGCGGCCGAGGGCAAGGCCAGCGCCAGCGACGTGATGCTGGGCGACGTGTGGTTCGCGTCGGGCCAGTCGAACATGGAGATGCCGCTCGCCGGCTTCCCGCCGACGGCGCACGTCAAGAATGCCGATGCGGAGATCGCCGCGGCGACCAACCCGCATATCCGCCTGCTCCGGATCGAGCATAAGGGCAGCGCGGTGCCGCTGCGCGACAATGATGCGACGTGGACCACCACCACGCCCGCCACCGCCGCGAAATTCTCGGCGATCGGCTATTTCTTCGCGCGCGAGATCGCCGCGCGCGAGCATGTCACGGTCGGCGTGATCGATTCGACCTGGGGTGGCACGCCCGCCGATAGCTGGGTGTCGGCCGATGCCTTCGCGTCCGATGCGGCGCTCGCCCCCTCGCTCAACGCGCGCGCGCGCTTCCAGCGGGACCAGACCGACGCCGATCTCGCGCTTGCCGCCGAGGCGCGCGAGGATGCCGCGATCAAGGCGCAGGGCGGCACCCCGCCGCCGCACGACTGGCACCCGCCCGAGGAGGCCTATCGCCCGTCGGCGCTCTACAACGCGATGGTCGCGCCGTTCACCGGCTACGGCATCAAGGGCGTGATCTGGTATCAGGGCGAGACGAACAGCAATGTCGCGCGCGCGCCCTTCTACGCCGATCTGTTCCGCGGGCTGATCGTCGACTGGCGCCACGCCTGGGCGCAGGGCAATTTCCCCTTCCTGTTCGCGCAGATCTCGTCGTTCGATTCACCCAAGGAGGAATGGGGCATCGTCCGCGACGCGCAGCGCCGCACGCTCGCGCTGGTGGATACGGCGATGGCGGTGACGACCGACGTCGGCGATCCGGCGAACGTCCACCCGAGCGACAAGCAGACGGTCGCCGCGCGGCTGGCGCTCGCCGCGCGCGGCGTCGCCTATGGCGAGCGCGTCGCCTATTTGCCGCCCTTGTTCCGCCAGGCGACCGGCACCGGCGACGGCATGCGCGTGTGGTTCGACAATGCCGCCGGGCTGACGAGCCGCGGCGCGCCGGTGAGCGGCTTCGAGATCGCCGGGGCCGACCACCGTTTCGTGCCCGCGACCGCGCGGATCGACGGCGACGGCGTGATCGTCTCGGGCAGCGTCGCCGCGCCGCGTTACGTCCGCTACAATTGGAGCAACGTCGTGCCGGGCAGCCTGTACAATGCCGCCGGCCTGCCCGCCTCAACCTTCACCTCGGAAGAAAGGCTCGACGGCCATCTCGTCTTTCCCTGA